One Prinia subflava isolate CZ2003 ecotype Zambia chromosome 9, Cam_Psub_1.2, whole genome shotgun sequence DNA segment encodes these proteins:
- the C9H10orf53 gene encoding UPF0728 protein C10orf53 homolog has protein sequence MALTWGNESAGLKADGHHSILEVVTAWNAVDLVADREIVFHCNIYDLDFGNDGKLDPPCEEARKAVLNA, from the exons ATGGCCCTAACCTGGGGAAATGAATCAG CTGGCCTGAAGGCAGATGGACATCACTCTATTCTGGAAGTGGTCACAGCCTGGAATGCTGTAGACCTGGTGGCCGACAGGGAGATTGTATTTCATTGCAACATCTATGACCTGGATTTTGGTA ATGATGGCAAGTTAGATCCACCTTGTGAAGAAGCTAGAAAAGCAGTGTTAAATGCTTAA